From Actinosynnema mirum DSM 43827, a single genomic window includes:
- a CDS encoding choice-of-anchor A family protein gives MRLSRLSAVAGIAAVVVGATTVVITTAAAAGGGLATAGPGPCVGAACPSPYPQVSPKQSSGFAGRDEAINVFVGRSFTATGYAAEAEGRLVVGGDFTLDKTGGELGYDVGVVGLGSQVPPPEGADFLTVGGSLGIARDNTLRTQDNGVVRYAGARTGAGAVEPAPVHDSGAFSPYSGISAGLRSTSTCYAAKPSNGTVTQDELSTRFTGDGHSALQVFTVPGSIAAPDGGMQGIDFADVPDGATILINMVGTAPHVTTWSGSPNGRDQIDQYGQRMLWNFPNADSVALDGASEFQGSVLVPNADSTTLVTVPGFSGRFFTAGSAVHGSSSVGSGNEFHAYPFTGAVAGCEAAAPSTTTDSTTTTMTTTTGPAVTTTAGPVTTMTTGGTTTGGTTPGSTTSEAATGTTTAPVVGTTTTDAVTPTTTTGGTTTTGPPTGTTTGAAPSAPTGEEGAPTTTTEAVGTTTSAPELTTAPVPSTAAPTTTTAPVATTSAIVPPPTAPAPVPAPITTTTSPTTTSPTTLTTTPPAAPGTTTTGVAPTSTTGVVGPTSTSNPVAPTSGGAVPTTTGGPTTTIGGPTTTSAVGPTTTTGRRPLVGRPVPNRPVPGAPTTTSEYFVTAPGLPEEDVWVPGAPEPGDDPERDAPERDAPERDAPGQSVPGAADPTGPIGSTSTGSTTTTGEARADGWGGSVPGGGGTGGFGGAGGLARTGGPLPLFLCVGVLVMIGGVALVAISRTHRE, from the coding sequence ATGCGTTTGAGTCGTCTGTCCGCGGTGGCGGGCATCGCCGCCGTGGTGGTGGGTGCGACCACGGTCGTCATCACCACCGCAGCCGCCGCGGGTGGAGGTCTTGCCACCGCCGGGCCCGGCCCGTGCGTCGGCGCCGCCTGCCCGAGCCCGTACCCGCAGGTGAGTCCCAAGCAGTCCTCGGGGTTCGCCGGTCGGGACGAGGCGATCAACGTCTTCGTCGGCCGGTCGTTCACCGCGACCGGGTACGCGGCCGAGGCGGAGGGGCGGCTGGTCGTCGGCGGGGACTTCACGCTCGACAAGACGGGCGGGGAGCTCGGGTACGACGTGGGTGTGGTGGGGCTCGGTTCGCAGGTGCCGCCGCCGGAGGGGGCCGACTTCCTGACGGTGGGCGGGAGCCTGGGGATCGCGCGGGACAACACGTTGCGCACGCAGGACAACGGGGTGGTCCGGTACGCGGGCGCGCGGACCGGTGCGGGCGCCGTGGAACCCGCGCCCGTGCACGACAGCGGTGCTTTCTCGCCGTACAGCGGGATCAGCGCCGGACTGCGCAGCACGAGCACGTGCTACGCGGCGAAGCCCTCGAACGGGACGGTGACGCAGGACGAGCTGTCGACCCGGTTCACCGGGGACGGCCACTCGGCGCTGCAGGTGTTCACCGTGCCGGGGAGCATCGCCGCGCCGGACGGGGGGATGCAGGGGATCGACTTCGCGGACGTCCCGGACGGCGCGACCATCCTGATCAACATGGTCGGGACGGCTCCGCACGTGACGACCTGGTCGGGGTCGCCGAACGGGCGCGACCAGATCGACCAGTACGGGCAGCGGATGCTGTGGAACTTCCCGAACGCGGACAGCGTGGCGCTGGACGGCGCGTCGGAGTTCCAGGGCAGCGTGCTGGTGCCGAACGCGGACAGCACGACCCTGGTGACCGTGCCGGGGTTCAGCGGGCGGTTCTTCACGGCCGGGTCCGCGGTGCACGGGAGCAGCAGCGTGGGGTCGGGCAACGAGTTCCACGCGTACCCGTTCACGGGTGCGGTGGCGGGGTGCGAGGCCGCCGCGCCCAGCACGACCACGGACAGCACGACCACGACGATGACGACGACCACCGGGCCCGCGGTGACCACGACGGCCGGGCCGGTGACGACCATGACGACAGGGGGCACCACGACAGGGGGCACGACACCGGGGAGCACGACGAGCGAGGCGGCGACCGGCACCACGACGGCGCCCGTTGTGGGGACGACCACGACGGACGCGGTCACGCCGACCACGACCACGGGTGGGACGACCACAACCGGGCCCCCGACCGGGACGACGACCGGTGCGGCGCCGAGTGCACCTACCGGTGAGGAGGGCGCGCCGACCACCACGACCGAGGCGGTGGGGACCACGACCAGTGCGCCGGAGTTGACGACCGCTCCGGTGCCGAGCACGGCTGCGCCGACCACCACCACGGCTCCGGTGGCCACGACGAGCGCGATCGTGCCGCCGCCGACCGCTCCGGCTCCGGTGCCCGCGCCGATCACGACCACGACCTCGCCGACCACGACCTCGCCGACGACGTTGACCACCACGCCGCCTGCTGCGCCGGGCACCACGACCACCGGGGTGGCGCCGACGAGCACGACCGGTGTTGTTGGGCCCACGAGCACGTCGAACCCTGTGGCACCGACCAGTGGTGGTGCGGTTCCCACGACCACTGGTGGGCCTACCACCACGATCGGGGGTCCTACCACGACGAGCGCGGTGGGGCCGACGACCACGACCGGTCGGAGGCCGCTGGTGGGGCGGCCGGTGCCGAACCGGCCCGTTCCCGGTGCGCCGACCACGACGTCGGAGTACTTCGTGACCGCGCCTGGGCTTCCCGAGGAGGACGTCTGGGTTCCGGGTGCGCCTGAGCCTGGGGACGATCCGGAGCGGGATGCGCCGGAGCGGGATGCGCCGGAGCGGGATGCGCCGGGGCAGAGCGTTCCCGGGGCGGCTGATCCGACGGGCCCGATCGGGAGCACGAGCACCGGGAGCACGACCACCACCGGGGAGGCGAGGGCCGATGGGTGGGGTGGGTCGGTTCCGGGTGGTGGTGGGACCGGGGGCTTTGGTGGTGCTGGTGGGTTGGCGCGGACCGGGGGGCCGTTGCCGTTGTTCCTGTGCGTGGGGGTGCTGGTGATGATCGGGGGCGTGGCGTTGGTGGCGATCTCCCGGACGCATCGGGAGTGA
- a CDS encoding DUF1697 domain-containing protein — protein MSARVLLLRGINVGGKNKVPMADLRALLTDLGHTGVSTHLNSGNAIFTPASTTATNETLTVEAEQSVKDRLGLDIGCLVVTHDDLTALIAANPLPEAESEPSRFLVTFLSGPVDPTLFAAIDPTTHLPDRFAAGERAIYQWSPEGVRNSKLTHTYLAKKLNVRVATARNWNTVLALRDKSA, from the coding sequence GTGAGCGCCCGAGTCCTGCTCCTGCGCGGGATCAACGTGGGCGGCAAGAACAAGGTCCCCATGGCCGACCTGCGCGCCCTGCTCACCGACCTCGGCCACACCGGGGTGTCGACCCACCTCAACAGCGGCAACGCGATCTTCACCCCGGCGTCCACCACGGCCACGAACGAGACCCTGACCGTCGAGGCCGAACAGTCCGTCAAGGACCGCCTCGGCCTGGACATCGGCTGCCTGGTCGTCACCCACGACGACCTGACCGCCCTGATCGCGGCCAACCCGCTGCCGGAAGCCGAATCGGAACCGTCCCGCTTCCTGGTGACGTTCCTGTCCGGCCCGGTGGACCCGACCCTGTTCGCCGCGATCGACCCGACCACCCACCTGCCCGACCGCTTCGCCGCCGGTGAGCGCGCGATCTACCAGTGGTCCCCGGAAGGCGTCCGTAACAGCAAGCTCACCCACACCTACCTGGCGAAGAAGCTGAACGTCCGCGTGGCGACCGCGCGCAACTGGAACACCGTGCTGGCCCTGCGCGACAAGTCCGCCTGA
- a CDS encoding cytochrome P450 → MMTTALLPPSAPGGLPLLGHLPALARDPLGFFLGLRAHGPVVRIGLGTRVAYVLTEPELVRRVYVSEQHRFDKGGALIEKVRDYAGNGLATCPAADHAVQRPLMQPAFQRDRLVGYGSVVRDAIEEVTGEWTHGRVVDLSVEMHRLTTLVTSRTLVAADRGLPAAGRIAEGLPDITRGMYWRMVVPGKVFPRVPLQVNRRFDEQTARTRAAVDAVVEQYRADPTDRGDLLSAVLAACEEDPDPRRAVYDQVITLLTAGVETAASAMTWTLRAVDGDPEARDRIVEEAVGVLGGRVPVHADLASLGHAQRAVTEALRLRPPVWLVSRCATEDVDWPEGRIPAGADVFFSPYALHRDEAVFPEPEVFDPGRWAAGRVTAAQRGGFFGFGAGRRKCIGDALAVNEVTAVVAAVLSRFRLVHREPGLATTTARMLLMPPATWVRVERR, encoded by the coding sequence ATGATGACGACCGCGCTCCTACCACCGTCCGCTCCCGGCGGGTTGCCGCTGCTGGGGCACCTGCCCGCGTTGGCGAGGGACCCGCTGGGGTTCTTCCTCGGGCTGCGCGCGCACGGGCCCGTGGTGCGGATCGGGCTGGGGACACGGGTGGCCTACGTGCTGACCGAGCCGGAGCTGGTGCGCAGGGTGTACGTGTCCGAGCAGCACCGGTTCGACAAGGGCGGGGCGCTGATCGAGAAGGTGCGGGACTACGCGGGGAACGGGTTGGCCACCTGCCCGGCCGCCGATCACGCGGTGCAGCGGCCGTTGATGCAGCCCGCGTTCCAGCGGGACCGGCTGGTCGGGTACGGGTCCGTGGTGCGGGACGCGATCGAGGAGGTCACCGGGGAGTGGACGCACGGTCGGGTGGTCGACCTGAGCGTGGAGATGCACCGGTTGACCACGTTGGTGACCTCGCGGACGCTGGTGGCCGCCGATCGGGGCCTGCCCGCCGCAGGCCGGATCGCCGAGGGGCTGCCGGACATCACCAGGGGCATGTACTGGCGGATGGTGGTGCCGGGGAAGGTGTTCCCGCGCGTCCCGCTCCAGGTGAACCGGCGGTTCGACGAGCAGACCGCGCGCACCCGCGCCGCCGTGGACGCTGTGGTCGAGCAGTACCGGGCCGATCCCACCGATCGGGGGGACCTGCTGTCGGCGGTGCTGGCCGCCTGCGAGGAGGACCCCGATCCGCGTCGGGCGGTGTACGACCAGGTGATCACGTTGCTGACCGCCGGGGTGGAGACGGCGGCGTCGGCGATGACGTGGACGTTGCGGGCCGTGGACGGCGATCCGGAGGCGCGGGACCGGATCGTCGAGGAGGCCGTGGGGGTGCTGGGCGGGCGGGTGCCCGTGCACGCCGACCTGGCCTCGCTCGGGCACGCGCAGCGGGCGGTCACCGAGGCGCTGCGGTTGCGGCCCCCGGTGTGGCTGGTGAGCCGGTGCGCCACCGAGGACGTGGACTGGCCGGAGGGTCGGATACCGGCGGGGGCGGACGTGTTCTTCAGCCCGTACGCGCTGCACCGGGACGAGGCCGTGTTCCCCGAGCCCGAGGTGTTCGATCCAGGGCGGTGGGCGGCCGGGAGGGTCACGGCGGCGCAGCGCGGGGGGTTCTTCGGATTTGGCGCGGGACGGCGCAAGTGCATCGGTGACGCGTTGGCGGTGAACGAGGTGACCGCCGTGGTGGCGGCGGTGCTGAGCCGGTTCCGGCTGGTCCACCGGGAACCGGGGTTGGCGACCACGACCGCCCGGATGTTGTTGATGCCGCCCGCGACGTGGGTCCGGGTGGAGCGTCGGTGA
- a CDS encoding polyprenol monophosphomannose synthase has product MENSPTKVVVVVPTYNERENLPVLVAELLALPVEDLRVLVVDDSSPDGTGDVADALAREHPDVVGVLHRTEKDGLGRAYVAGMTRALDEGADVVIQMDADLSHPSEVIPTMVETLATTDAAVVLGSRYVPGGSAASEWAWHRRLLSAWANTYVNTILKLGVRDATAGFKAWKADALRAVDLGTIRSNGYSFQVEMNHRVVQAGKRIAEVPITFEERVEGASKMTLKVQLESAVMPWKFRFGKRG; this is encoded by the coding sequence ATGGAGAACAGTCCCACCAAGGTCGTCGTGGTCGTGCCGACCTACAACGAGCGGGAGAACCTGCCCGTGCTCGTCGCCGAACTGCTCGCGCTGCCCGTCGAGGACCTGCGCGTGCTGGTCGTCGACGACAGCTCCCCGGACGGCACCGGCGACGTCGCCGACGCCCTGGCGCGCGAGCACCCCGACGTCGTGGGCGTGCTGCACCGCACCGAGAAGGACGGCCTCGGCCGGGCCTACGTCGCGGGCATGACGCGCGCGCTGGACGAGGGCGCGGACGTGGTGATCCAGATGGACGCCGACCTGTCCCACCCGTCCGAGGTCATCCCGACCATGGTCGAGACCCTCGCCACCACAGACGCCGCCGTGGTCCTCGGCTCCCGGTACGTGCCGGGCGGGTCGGCGGCCAGCGAGTGGGCTTGGCACCGCAGACTGCTGTCCGCGTGGGCCAACACCTACGTCAACACGATCCTCAAGCTCGGGGTGCGCGACGCGACCGCCGGGTTCAAGGCGTGGAAGGCGGACGCCCTGCGCGCCGTCGACCTCGGCACGATCCGCAGCAACGGGTACTCGTTCCAGGTCGAGATGAACCACCGGGTGGTCCAGGCGGGCAAGCGCATCGCCGAGGTGCCGATCACGTTCGAGGAGCGGGTCGAGGGCGCGTCGAAGATGACGCTGAAGGTGCAGCTGGAGTCCGCGGTCATGCCGTGGAAGTTCCGCTTCGGCAAGCGGGGCTGA
- a CDS encoding TetR/AcrR family transcriptional regulator — MVARERADAARNRRAILDAASALFEAATDPLAVTMDDIAAAAGVGKGTLFRRFGDRAGLVRAVYATRFGALYEAITSGPPPLGPGLPARERVVAVLDAIVSVKLDNRRIALVLESLGPEPESTSLFDSANYRTAHTLLAELAAELVGADRADWTAHVLLSATRIDLVEHLVDQRGWSGERVRGHLRELADRLLCPA; from the coding sequence GTGGTCGCGAGGGAACGCGCCGACGCCGCCCGCAACCGGCGGGCCATCCTCGACGCCGCCAGCGCCCTGTTCGAGGCCGCCACCGACCCGCTCGCCGTCACCATGGACGACATCGCGGCGGCGGCGGGCGTCGGCAAGGGCACCCTGTTCCGCCGGTTCGGCGACCGCGCGGGCCTGGTCCGCGCGGTGTACGCCACCCGCTTCGGCGCGCTCTACGAGGCCATCACCAGCGGACCGCCGCCCCTGGGCCCCGGCCTGCCCGCCCGCGAGCGCGTCGTGGCCGTCCTGGACGCGATCGTCTCGGTCAAGCTGGACAACCGCCGCATCGCGCTCGTCCTGGAGAGCCTGGGCCCCGAACCGGAGAGCACCAGCCTGTTCGACTCCGCCAACTACCGCACCGCGCACACCCTGCTCGCCGAGCTGGCCGCCGAGCTCGTCGGCGCGGACCGGGCCGACTGGACCGCGCACGTGCTGCTCTCCGCGACCAGGATCGACCTCGTCGAGCACCTGGTCGACCAGCGCGGCTGGAGCGGCGAGCGGGTGCGCGGGCACCTGCGCGAGCTGGCCGACCGGCTCCTCTGCCCCGCCTGA
- a CDS encoding NmrA family NAD(P)-binding protein, with protein sequence MPVEPVPSPHVLVTGANGNTGRHVAAGLLARGATVTAASRSANPSFDWHDPRTHAAALDNATAVYLLPPAGDPEPQRVMLPFLKRAKDSGVRRAVLLSAAMLPPGGPAAGSVHPALPELFDEWTVLRPSWFMQNLTDDHLHAHSVRADSTITTATGDGKVAFIDAEDIARVAVEALLRPDPLNTDLILTGPESLSYQQIAAILTDVLGREITHTAVTAAEFQRRYAEAGIPAEFAALLAQGDTAIAAGAEDRTTTAVRTVTGREPRSFRDFATARAAARRETTGGTDRTGVTEPLGSVRTPIQR encoded by the coding sequence ATGCCTGTCGAACCAGTCCCCAGCCCCCACGTCCTCGTCACCGGCGCCAACGGCAACACCGGCCGCCACGTCGCCGCCGGGCTCCTCGCGCGCGGCGCCACCGTCACCGCCGCCTCCCGCTCCGCGAACCCGAGCTTCGACTGGCACGACCCGAGAACCCACGCCGCCGCCCTCGACAACGCCACCGCCGTCTACCTCCTCCCACCCGCGGGCGACCCCGAACCGCAGCGCGTCATGCTCCCGTTCCTCAAGCGCGCCAAGGACTCCGGCGTGCGCAGGGCCGTGCTGCTCAGCGCCGCCATGCTCCCGCCGGGCGGCCCGGCGGCGGGCAGCGTGCACCCCGCGCTCCCCGAGCTGTTCGACGAGTGGACCGTGCTGCGCCCCAGCTGGTTCATGCAGAACCTCACCGACGACCACCTGCACGCCCACAGCGTCCGCGCCGACTCCACCATCACCACCGCCACCGGTGACGGCAAGGTCGCGTTCATCGACGCCGAGGACATCGCCCGCGTCGCCGTCGAGGCCCTCCTGCGCCCCGACCCGCTCAACACCGACCTGATCCTCACCGGCCCGGAAAGCCTGTCGTACCAGCAGATCGCGGCCATCCTCACCGACGTCCTCGGCCGCGAGATCACGCACACCGCCGTCACCGCCGCCGAGTTCCAGCGCCGCTACGCCGAAGCGGGCATCCCCGCCGAGTTCGCCGCCCTGCTCGCCCAGGGCGACACCGCCATCGCGGCGGGCGCGGAAGACCGCACCACCACCGCGGTCCGGACCGTCACCGGCCGGGAACCCCGCTCGTTCCGGGACTTCGCGACCGCCCGCGCCGCCGCCCGGCGGGAGACCACCGGCGGAACCGACCGGACCGGCGTCACCGAACCCCTAGGATCGGTGCGGACCCCGATTCAGCGCTGA
- a CDS encoding GAP family protein: protein MGAKDLLTVAGLALLDSLNITLFLVTLHLLLAHRRPMSRVLVFLGVFYAVYLAAGVALTAGAVAALGAVGERGIDYLQLAAGLGLFVYGIAAPVDKPARQGDERAAGRGHLVVAGLALGVSAVEVSTALPYLAAISTIGRADPGTTTSMAVLVVYNLVVVAPCLGAALAYQANRERLHARFEGFIAKRRSGDGGRRGLLLLCIVAGFYIAGDAAARLEFFGLVDLTDEQLRQIRGG, encoded by the coding sequence TTGGGAGCAAAGGACTTACTGACCGTAGCCGGGCTCGCGCTGCTCGACTCGCTCAACATCACGCTCTTCCTGGTGACGCTGCACCTGCTGCTGGCGCACCGCAGACCGATGTCACGCGTGCTCGTGTTCCTCGGTGTCTTCTACGCCGTCTACCTCGCGGCGGGCGTCGCGCTGACCGCGGGCGCGGTGGCCGCGCTGGGCGCGGTCGGCGAGCGGGGCATCGACTACCTGCAACTCGCCGCGGGGCTCGGGCTGTTCGTCTACGGGATCGCGGCCCCCGTGGACAAACCAGCGCGCCAAGGCGATGAGCGGGCGGCCGGGCGCGGGCACCTCGTGGTGGCCGGGTTGGCACTGGGGGTGTCGGCGGTGGAGGTGTCCACGGCCCTGCCCTACCTGGCGGCGATCTCCACGATCGGCCGCGCGGACCCCGGCACGACGACGAGCATGGCGGTGCTGGTGGTGTACAACCTGGTGGTCGTCGCGCCCTGCCTGGGCGCCGCGCTCGCCTACCAGGCCAACCGGGAGCGGCTGCACGCGCGCTTCGAGGGGTTCATCGCCAAGCGGCGCTCCGGCGATGGCGGGCGGCGCGGGTTGCTGCTGCTGTGCATCGTCGCGGGGTTCTACATCGCGGGGGACGCCGCAGCACGCCTGGAGTTCTTCGGCCTGGTCGACCTGACCGACGAGCAGTTGCGGCAGATCAGGGGCGGCTGA
- a CDS encoding glycosyltransferase: MRTLIYAWGSRGDVQPYLALARALNRAGHDAVLAGPERFAGLAQEHGVEFHPRDQGLLDFYVQDEDISEWLRDQGAVRRGKMALRKRALNKLAGEFFRRFPRMLADISSAGERGADLVVQSYEELPFEQGHHVAEKLGAPVVLATLFPNYVPSAHYPAKFLPADRTFPRVLRRLSHLPGALLPPIGKAGVDAWRSDVLGLPARRNQHDRLRRPDGGRVPVLHGFSPHLVPPAPDWPAWVFTTGFWFLPPRADYSPPAELAAFLDGGEPPVCVTLGTVRGMDPVEAGRLVVEAVRLAGVRAVVVRASGSLEVADPPPGVLVVDDVPYPWLFPRTAAVVSAAGVGTVNEALRVGVPQVTCPVHNEQLMWAVLARDAGVAGEPLRNRDLTPARLADAIRAVLADRSTGDRARALARVVDAERGAENAVELLERLHARRDKLTAPVR, translated from the coding sequence ATGAGAACGCTCATCTACGCGTGGGGCTCACGCGGCGACGTGCAGCCGTACCTGGCGCTGGCGCGCGCGCTCAACCGGGCGGGGCACGACGCCGTGCTCGCGGGGCCTGAGCGCTTCGCGGGCTTGGCGCAGGAGCACGGCGTGGAGTTCCACCCGCGCGACCAGGGCTTGCTCGACTTCTACGTCCAGGACGAGGACATCAGCGAGTGGCTGCGCGACCAGGGCGCCGTGCGGCGCGGGAAGATGGCGCTGCGCAAGCGCGCGCTGAACAAGCTCGCCGGGGAGTTCTTCCGCCGCTTCCCCCGGATGCTCGCCGACATCTCCTCGGCGGGTGAGCGCGGGGCCGACCTGGTCGTCCAGTCCTACGAGGAGCTGCCGTTCGAGCAGGGCCACCACGTGGCCGAGAAGCTCGGCGCGCCCGTCGTCCTGGCCACCCTGTTCCCCAATTACGTGCCCTCCGCGCACTACCCGGCGAAGTTCCTGCCCGCGGACCGGACCTTCCCGCGCGTGCTGCGCAGGCTCAGCCACCTGCCCGGCGCCCTGCTGCCCCCGATCGGCAAGGCCGGTGTGGACGCCTGGCGGTCCGACGTGCTCGGTCTGCCCGCGCGCAGGAACCAGCACGACCGCCTGCGCAGGCCCGACGGCGGTCGAGTCCCGGTCCTGCACGGTTTCAGCCCGCACCTGGTGCCACCCGCGCCCGATTGGCCCGCCTGGGTGTTCACCACGGGGTTCTGGTTCCTGCCACCGCGCGCGGACTACTCCCCGCCCGCCGAGCTGGCCGCTTTCCTCGACGGGGGCGAACCGCCGGTGTGCGTCACCCTCGGCACGGTGCGTGGCATGGACCCGGTCGAGGCGGGCAGGCTGGTCGTCGAGGCCGTCCGCCTCGCCGGGGTGCGCGCGGTGGTGGTCCGTGCCTCCGGCAGCCTGGAGGTGGCGGACCCGCCGCCGGGCGTGCTGGTGGTGGACGACGTCCCGTACCCGTGGTTGTTCCCCAGGACGGCCGCCGTGGTCAGCGCGGCCGGGGTGGGGACGGTCAACGAGGCGCTGCGCGTGGGCGTTCCCCAGGTCACCTGCCCGGTCCACAACGAACAGCTGATGTGGGCGGTGCTGGCCCGCGACGCCGGGGTGGCGGGGGAGCCGCTGCGCAACCGCGACCTGACGCCCGCCCGTCTCGCCGACGCGATCCGCGCCGTTCTCGCCGACCGGAGCACCGGGGACCGGGCACGGGCCCTGGCGCGGGTGGTGGACGCCGAGCGGGGCGCCGAGAACGCCGTCGAGCTGCTGGAACGGCTGCACGCGCGGCGCGACAAGCTCACCGCGCCCGTCCGGTGA
- a CDS encoding prolyl oligopeptidase family serine peptidase, translated as MRAPTTRRGDAVTELPGGHRAPDPYRALEDAGDPETARWLAAQDAHYAAHRATWGDGLLARVAELTASPTADPPVWAGGHRFRAALRPGGEHPVLLVRPPGEPERVLLDPAASGPDTTLESWHPSPDGRSVAVLISEGGTEQGALRVLDLDGSVVDGPIGRSRGTQLAWLPGAFCYTPLSPRPDGRLAREVRLHRLGEPEERDVTVLAEDGCTSFALETDGHTLVVVASRGPSAPKDVWTGRVTEGGVTELRPVLRAAGSRVQARPTPDGVLVLTDDAAPRARIARLTPGGQLIDLVAEDDEAVLRSFLPLPAAEPGAEPELLVVRNRGLVTEVAAHRLADGRPTGLVALPGAGVVTSLTAHGATAFLGYTDPTTPHTTLRRAPGGTEAAEWSAEPPPPAVPRRAPAKAGAPPRSIGDARTATVPCRAPDGAEIPVLALWTGPRPTGPRPLLLQCYGGFGVVNGPTYSPEALAWVEAGGVHVRVGVRGGGERGARWHRAGNRATRARGAQDLIAAARALIDLGWTTPARLGLLGASHGGLVVAAALTAEPRLFGAAVCLAPLADMLRCERLGAGSLWRAEYGSAEDPEQAAWLVACSPYHAVRPGAGYPPVLLAVFDGDSRVHPAHAHKLCAALQHASHHGATFLRRESGVGHGRRSVGRAAGLAADQLAFFSTVLNGPNPPGPARSGTTPAAARERSGA; from the coding sequence GTGCGCGCACCCACCACCCGCCGGGGCGACGCGGTGACCGAGCTGCCCGGCGGCCACCGCGCCCCCGACCCCTACCGCGCGCTGGAGGACGCGGGCGACCCGGAGACCGCCCGCTGGCTGGCCGCGCAGGACGCCCACTACGCCGCACACCGCGCCACCTGGGGCGACGGGCTCCTGGCGCGCGTGGCTGAGCTCACCGCGTCACCCACCGCCGACCCGCCGGTCTGGGCGGGTGGGCACCGCTTCCGGGCCGCCCTGCGCCCCGGAGGGGAGCACCCCGTGCTGCTGGTGCGCCCGCCGGGTGAGCCGGAGCGCGTGCTGCTCGACCCCGCGGCGTCCGGTCCCGACACCACGCTGGAGAGCTGGCACCCGTCGCCGGACGGCCGCTCGGTGGCCGTGCTGATCAGCGAGGGCGGCACCGAGCAGGGCGCGCTGCGCGTCCTCGACCTCGACGGCAGCGTCGTGGACGGCCCGATCGGCCGCTCCAGGGGCACCCAGCTCGCCTGGCTGCCCGGTGCGTTCTGCTACACCCCGCTGAGCCCTCGACCCGATGGGCGCCTCGCCAGGGAGGTGCGCCTGCACCGCCTCGGCGAGCCTGAGGAGCGGGACGTCACCGTGCTCGCCGAGGACGGCTGCACCTCCTTCGCGCTGGAGACCGACGGCCACACCCTGGTGGTGGTGGCCAGCCGGGGACCGTCCGCCCCCAAGGACGTCTGGACCGGTCGCGTCACCGAGGGCGGGGTGACCGAGCTGCGCCCGGTCCTGCGCGCGGCGGGCTCGCGGGTCCAGGCCAGGCCCACGCCCGACGGCGTGCTGGTGCTCACCGACGACGCCGCGCCCCGCGCCCGCATCGCCCGCCTCACCCCCGGCGGTCAGCTGATCGACCTCGTCGCCGAGGACGACGAGGCGGTCCTGCGCTCGTTCCTGCCGCTGCCCGCCGCAGAACCGGGCGCGGAACCGGAACTGCTCGTCGTGCGCAACCGGGGACTGGTCACCGAGGTCGCCGCGCACCGCTTGGCGGACGGTCGCCCCACCGGGCTCGTCGCGCTGCCCGGCGCGGGCGTCGTCACCTCGCTCACCGCCCACGGCGCCACCGCCTTCCTCGGCTACACCGACCCCACCACCCCGCACACCACCCTGCGCCGCGCGCCGGGCGGGACCGAGGCCGCCGAGTGGTCGGCCGAGCCGCCCCCGCCCGCCGTCCCACGCCGCGCTCCTGCCAAGGCCGGGGCGCCACCGCGCTCCATCGGCGACGCGCGCACCGCCACCGTGCCCTGCCGCGCTCCGGACGGCGCGGAGATCCCGGTGCTCGCGCTCTGGACCGGTCCCCGCCCGACCGGCCCCCGCCCGCTGCTCCTCCAGTGCTACGGCGGTTTCGGCGTCGTCAACGGCCCCACCTACTCACCCGAGGCACTCGCCTGGGTCGAGGCGGGCGGCGTGCACGTGCGGGTCGGGGTGCGCGGCGGCGGCGAGCGCGGCGCGCGGTGGCACCGGGCGGGCAACCGCGCCACCAGGGCGCGCGGCGCGCAGGACCTGATCGCCGCCGCCCGCGCGCTGATCGACCTCGGCTGGACCACCCCGGCGCGGCTCGGCCTGCTCGGCGCCTCCCACGGCGGCCTGGTGGTCGCCGCCGCGCTCACCGCCGAACCCCGGCTGTTCGGCGCGGCGGTCTGCCTGGCCCCGCTCGCGGACATGCTCCGCTGCGAGCGGCTCGGCGCAGGCTCCCTCTGGCGCGCCGAGTACGGCTCGGCCGAGGACCCCGAGCAGGCCGCCTGGCTCGTGGCGTGCTCGCCCTACCACGCGGTGCGCCCCGGAGCCGGGTACCCGCCCGTGCTGCTGGCGGTCTTCGACGGCGACAGCCGCGTCCACCCCGCGCACGCCCACAAGCTGTGCGCCGCCCTCCAGCACGCGTCCCACCACGGAGCGACCTTCCTGCGCAGGGAGAGCGGGGTCGGCCACGGCCGCCGCTCGGTCGGTCGCGCGGCCGGCCTCGCCGCTGACCAGCTGGCCTTCTTCTCCACCGTCCTGAACGGACCGAACCCGCCAGGCCCCGCGAGGTCCGGCACCACCCCCGCCGCCGCGCGGGAGAGGAGTGGCGCATGA